A single Oncorhynchus tshawytscha isolate Ot180627B linkage group LG01, Otsh_v2.0, whole genome shotgun sequence DNA region contains:
- the LOC112256276 gene encoding uncharacterized protein LOC112256276 — translation MRARDGSEKYYTVLKNNTLLSRNGVLLYANPFVQGQGGSFPDITLHPFLYMFCLKHAGLLFHFIYIFSTHLSFSPVLVFCYRLPDHPFLSLLLQPPSLRSLTHSLAATSPDQGYQKPLQTTVVLMNSNSKISQGSGGDISVTTLCLDTPPAFKLSKGRGGLSFGTEWLSLLRPSTVNGTLKFSHSLNDVGQRMDSLCSGLHFVDRTCSEGELDVKPKQPNTDQKSKMFNGKAATLTHQASNHPPFPTHTPSPRSLIHQQLQVPHPRTLPPTSLFWRHSSSSTTS, via the coding sequence ATGAGAGCTAGAGATGGCAGTGAGAAGTACTACACTGTACTGAAGAAtaatactttattgtccagaaaTGGTGTTCTGCTTTATGCCAACCCCTTTGTGCAAGGTCAGGGAGGGAGTTTCCCTGATATaactctccatcctttcctttatatgttttgtttgaaGCATGCTGGCCTTTTGTTtcatttcatatatattttttctactcatctctccttctctcctgtacTGGTTTTCTGCTATCGTCTGCCCGAccatcccttcctttctctcctcctccaacctCCATCCCTCCGATCCCTCACACACAGCCTTGCCGCCACATCTCCAGACCAGGGCTACCAGAAGCCTTTGCAGACCACTGTGGTTCTGATGAACTCCAACAGCAAAATCTCTCAGGGGTCAGGAGGGGACATCTCTGTGACAACACTCTGCCTGGACACCCCCCCAGCCTTCAAGCTCTCCAAAGGCCGGGGCGGGCTCTCCTTCGGGACGGAATGGCTTTCATTGCTCCGCCCCTCCACCGTCAACGGAACGCTGaagttctctcactctctgaacGATGTGGGCCAGCGCATGGACAGCCTCTGTAGCGGACTGCACTTCGTAGACCGGACCTGTTCTGAAGGAGAGCTGGATGTAAAACCTAAACAACCCAACACGGACCAGAAGTCCAAGATGTTCAACGGCAAAGCAGCCACACTCACACACCAGGCCTCGAACCATCCTCCCTTCCCCACGCACACACCCTCACCTCGTTCCCTCATTCACCAACAACTACAAGTACCTCACCCACGAACACTGCCTCCAACCTCACTCTTCTGGcgtcactcctcctcctccaccacctcctaa